The window AACTGGGCATTCCAGCGGTTGTCGGGGCTGCCGGTGTCACCCAATTAATTCAAACCGGCGAGTTGGTGTTTATTGATGGGGATAAGGGCGAAATCTATCGCCTCAGCGAACAGCACAATCAAGAATTCGGACTCAACAATCAAGAATTAAGAATGAACAGTCAACCATCTCATTCTCTATGCTCCAGTCTCCATTCTTCATTCTCAACTCCTTTAGCAACCCAATTATTCGTTAATTTAAGTCAACCCAGTTCTATTGAACAACTGGCAGGCTTGCCGATAGATGGCGTGGGTTTAGTGCGTTCAGAACTCATGCTGATTGAAGTGTTGGAAAATCAGCATCCTCGTCAATGGTTACAAAAAGGAGCGACTGAGGAATTCGTTGAAAAAATTACCGCCCAGCTAAGCCAGTTTGCCAGAGCTTTTTCGCCACGACCAGTATTTTATCGTTCTCTCGATCTACGCTCTGATGAATTGCAATCGTTGGTGGGTGCGGATGCCGGCGAAGAAGTTAATCCCACCTTGGGCGTTCACGGCACCTTTAGTTATGTTTTAGATCCAAGCTTATTTGATTTAGAACTTCAAGCATTAGCTAAACTACACCGTGCCGGCCACACAAATATAAACTTAATCTTGCCTTTCGTGCGTAGTGTTGAAGAATTTACCTTTTGCCGGCAGCGAGTAGACGGGGCCGGTTTAACTCAGCAAAAATCATTCCAACTCTGGCTAATGGCGGAAGTGCCTTCCGTACTGTTTTTATTGCCTGATTATGTAAAAGCCGGCCTTCAAGGAATTTCTATCGGGACAAATGACTTGACTCAATTGCTGTTAGCAGCCGACCGACAAAATCCGCAAATGGCAGCAGCTTTTGACGAGCATCATCCTGCGGTAATGCGAGCAGTTCAGCATTTAATTGGGCTAGCCAAACAAGCCGGTATTCCTTGCTCTTTCTGCGGTGGTGCGCCGGCACGATATCCTGATCTCATTGATCAATTGGTTCAGTGGGGGATTCGCTCGATTTCTGTCGAGCCAAAAGCTATTGAAAGTACCTACACCGCCCTCGCCCGTGCGGAACACCGCCTGCTTTTAGACGCAGCCCGTCATCAACTCCAATAAACTTCAGGCTTCAAGAAAGGTGTTGTGGTTCATCTCCACCTACTTCTCAAGGCATTTAAAATGAAGAAAATAAAAAACTTTGGTTGAAAAAATCACCGAGTTAGGCCGTGGTTAAACTTAAAATCGAGCCGGAGAAGAATCAGGATCGGCGGCTGGAGGGAAAGCATTGTTCGGATTACTCAGGCGCTGCATAATTCCCAAACTCACTTGTTTGACTAGCCAGTAAAAAACCGCAATAACCACAAATGTAACAACTGTTACGAGCAGCGGGCGGGTGCGGGTTAAATCTGTCATCACACTCATCACTAGCTGATCTGGTTGAGAGATGACGTGCCAGCTGTTGAAGCGTTGAAAGCGACCGAGATAGATCCCAATAGCGCTCAAAGCGTGCAAGATTAATTCAGCCCATAAAATAAATTTGCCCCAACCCTGCCGGCGTAAATAGAAACCTAAGTAAATCAAAGACAGCACATAGGCTTCAAACCCAATTCCCATAAATATTAAATACTGAGGAATTAAAGCCAAAGTTAGCACCCAAACCGAATAGTTATAGCGGATTTCTTCGTAAAAGTGAATGACATCTGTCAACACATAAGGAGCATTCGGCAAGAAAAAGATGAAAGCTAGAAATCCCACCCACCACAGTAGAGAACGAGCGCCGCGCCAGCCTAGCAGCCAAAAATCTAATCCCATTAAAATGAGCGTTCCGATGAGTGCCCCAACTAAATAAATTGGATCTATACCTAAATAAATCGACCGGATATCCCGTAAAAGATTAACCGCAGATGTTAAAGAGTAGCGCCGTATACCTAGGAAAAAAGTAATGCCGGTGAGGATGAGAGTTCCCCAGCGCAACACGCGAGATCGAGGCCGGTGGAACAGCCAAAAACTCAAAGCTAGTGGCACTAAAGCTAAAAATAGATTCCAACCCATCCAGCGGTTATTCGCAAGCAGTGCTTGCCACGCCACAGATATCCAGTTGGTTAGTTGAGCTGTCATAGTTGTCATTTCCCCTGGTGAAACATTTCAGCTTAACGTTGTGCGGCGCTTCGCCGGCTGCTGCGATGAGATAGCACGTCTCGGCTGTAATTGGACTGTTGAATCTGGAAGGTGGTTCCTCGCTCTGGTTGTGGGCCACACTTGATCCGTCCTCTATACTTGTTTACCGCATTTAGAGAGCTGCTGACAGATATTAGCCGATGGGTTTCCTTATTTAGTGGAGAAAAAGGGAGGGAAAATCCTGGCTGGTAAGGCTTTAGTCAGATCGATGCCGGTGTTAGTGATTTTTATCATTTGATCAAAGAATAGCCCAATAGCAAAACCGGCGAGCGATCTCACGCTCACCGGCAAAGCTTCAAGAAGCTTAAAGATGAAGAATAATTGCAGCCGATGCCGGCTTTAACGGCGGTTGGGTTAAAGGTGGCTTGACGCTGCATCTGTTATGGGGTTCAGAGGCTCATCGCTCATCGCATCTGCTGGATGAATCAGCTCGCAATCTTGCAACTGAGCGCTGACCTCTGAGCGCTAAAACCTTACTAGCTCAGGTAATTAGATTCCGCTTCCAACTGTCGGACTAAATTTTCGTCGCCTTTGGCTCTGGCCACTTCCAGTCGGTGTTGCAAGTGTTTTTGAAGGCTGGCGCGATGGGTTGCGGCTGTTTCTTTCAAGATTTCCTGACGTGATTTGTTCATGGTGAACAGTCCTAAAAACACAAGTGACTTAATGGGTTTGTATTTTTAGAATAACATTTTTAGGTTAAAACTGTATCAAATTTTACTGAAAATTCATTATGGCTTTCTCAAGAGCGGTAAATGCCGGGGTTGCATAAGCTTTTCTAAATATTTTTGTTGGTTTTGCTTGGATTTTTAATTGTTCCTGGGATAAGTTTCAAGTTAGCCAGAGAAAAAACAATGGCCTGAACACCGGCTCTATCAGGGGCTAGACATTTAACTTATCTGTTAAGGTTGAGGACGTTTGGTGGCACAAACCAAGACCGGCAGAAGAATTGGCTGTTTTTACCTGGTTGGGCGGGTCTGCGAGTTAGATGGGGGTTAATTTATAAGTTCAGTCTTTAAATATGCGTATAAACTTGCATAAGTCAATCCACAGAGCGGTTGATTTGTAGCATCTAAAATAGAAAATTTACAAAGAGAGCAGTGGGGGAAAGTTTTCAAAGCCCCCCATAAGCTCAAAATGCCCTAACGCTTTTGCTTGAAATAGGTTTTGAATATTTCGTGAGCAATTGGGGCAGCAGAAACAGCACCATAGCCGCCATTTTCCACAACGACAGCAATTGCAATCTGGGGATCATTAGCCGGCCCAAAGGCAACATAATTGGAATTATCTTCTTGTCCTGGGACTTCAGCCGTGCCGGTTTTGCCACCCGTCAGGGGGATAGAACCATCATTGAGCTGCTGGCCAGTTCCTTTCTGAACCACTGCAACCAATCCTTTGCGAATCGCCTCCACCGTTCCAGGTTTCATGCCGGTGGGTTCGGGTTTAGTGGCGGGTGTGTTGGTTTGAGCGCTCAAGAAATGCGGTTTAACACGTTTGCCACCGTTGGCGATTGCCCCAACCATCACGGCCATCTCTAAAGGTGTGGTTAAGACCAACCCCTGACCGATGGCCATTGTCACCGTATCACCGACATACCAAGGTTCACCATAAAGCTTTTCCTTCTCAGCCGGCGTTGGTAGTGTCCCGTGATTGCCTTCACCTAACCCCAATAAATTTAAATCCGTTGTGCCGGCAATTCCTACGCGGCGGCCCCATTTAGCAATCTCCTCCGGGCCGGCGGCCATTCCCATTTGATAGTAAAATGTATTGCTGCTATAGGCCAAAGCATCCGTAAAGCCAATCACTCCATAACCGCCGCCATGTTCGTGAAAACTAATGCCACCGATATTAATGGAGGAAGAACTCAGTAGCGTCGAGTCAGGTGCGAACTTCCCAGACTCCATGCCGGCGATTGACGTAACAATTTTAAACGTGCTACCGGGTGGGTAGCCTTGAAGTGCCCGGTTTAGGAAGGGCTTTTCCTCACCTTGCAGGCGCTTCCAATCCGCAGAGGTGATTTTGCGAGTGAAAAGATTCGGGTCAAACGTCGGCCCACTCGCCATTGCCAAAACAGCGCCGGTTTTGACATCGAGAACGACAACCGCGCCTCGCCGCTTCCCAAGAGTTTTTTCGGCAGTTTTCTGTAGTTCAAGGTCAAGTGTTAGCCGTACCGACTCACCAGGTTTAGCAGGTTTCTCACCCAATTCCCGCAGTTCAGAACCGGCAGCATCCACTTCCACCAAACGATTTCCCCAGACGCCTGCCAGTTTCGTATTAATCTTACGTTCTAGCCCCATTTGCCCAACAATCATGCCCATTGGATACTCTGGATGGGCTTTCAGGTCTTCCGCAGTGGCTTCCCCAATGTAGCCCATCACATGAGCGCCTAAATCGCCATTGGGGTAGTAACGGTTAGATTCCGCCCGAACTTCGATGCCGCGAAATTCACCAAAACGTTCTGCTAACTTCACAAAAGTGTTGATCGTGATATCTCGGCTAATCCGCACCGGCATAGGAGACTTATAACCCACCTGCTCTAATTTTTTGACGATATCGCCGGCAGGGATATTTAGCAAAGAACCCAACTCAGCCGCCGTCACACGCCATTTTTGCGGCGATTGTTCGCGGGGCCACACATAAACCGACCGGGACATCCGATTAGCCGCTAACAGTTTGCCATTGCGATCCAGAAGATTGCCGCGATCGGAAGCAATCGGAACTAAGTGGATGCGATTCTGCTCAGCTCGTTGCCGGTTGTATTCCCCTTGAATAAATTGCAGCTGAACCAAGCGCCCAACACACACACTTAAAAAAGCTGTAACCAGCAACATAAATACCACTGATCGGCTGGTTCGGGGCAGGGTGACATTGGCAATGCGTGTTCGAGTAGAAAAAGAAAGTGCCCGTGCCATGTTTGCAGAAGCTCCTCTGGTATTGGGATAGAGCGTTGTTACCCAGTTGTTTTTCCCGCACGCGATCGGGAACATCCTGTGGCCAAACAAGTTCTTTTCCCAATTGGGTGTAACGACATCACAATCTAGATACGCCTATCCAGTCGGAGCAATCCGGAAGATTTTCGCTGGGAACCTCTCAATTATTTAAATCTCACGAAAACACGCCAGCATCACAACTGTGTGTTTCCAGACAATTTCACTCCACACTTGGCTGCAATTGCCGGCTCTCACTTTCCCCACCCTAAAAACACCACAGCAATTTGTAAATTTAAAAACTTAAAATGATTATTTTGATTTTTTTGGCCGTATTTTTTTAATTTTCTAACTTCTTCTAATTCAAATTATTTCTTTATGAGAAATTAAGTTATATTTAGGAATTTATTAAAATTATAAAAATAAAAAATATTTTTTTTATTTTCTTATAAACCACAGTCTTCAATTCTTTTCGCCAAAGAAGACCACAAACGCCCTCGCCGGCCCCAACTGGGAAGATGTCCTTCGGGAGCCGTTAAATTGAAAATAAGTTCAGAATAAGAAATCCAAGAATTTCCTCTACGCCAACCAACTATTTCCCCAAATGCTTCATAATTTTTTTCAACACTTTTCCAAATTTTATTCTGTACGCTAAAACTGAAGCTTTCGTTGCTATAATCCAACCACAATTTATCAATGGTGCGTAAATCCCGGCAGGGAAACTTTTGAATATCTTCTATACTAAACCGGCCTTCTTTTTCTCTACCATAAACCCGAAGCATAATAGCCGCCGTTTCCCGATCAGCTTCTTGCCAATTTCCCGCCGCTAAGAAATCGCGCAGCCGGCTGTAATCCATCCCCACGGCTGAAGTCCATTGGGGAGAAAACATAGCCGGTTCAGTAACACTTGAAATTTGTGCCGGTGAAGAAACCTTAGAATTCAGCTCAATCCCTAATAAATTAAACCAAGCCGGTATCGTTTGCGGGCGATTTTCAGGTTCTAATGCCATCCCCTCAAGAATCGCCGCATTCACCCGATCACTAATTTCCGGATTCAGTTGCTTTGGGGGCACCAGGGGGTCGTTTTGATGCCGGTTAATTTGGCGATCTCTAGTTGGAGAAGCTTCAGGAATTTCTGCCGTTAAAAGCGCGTATAACGTCGCAGCCAAACCATAGACATCTGTATAAGCACCCCGAAGTGAGCGCCGATCATATTGTTCAATCGGAGCAAAACCTTTCGAGATATATTCTGTATGAATTTGTGTCAAATTAGGTGTAAATTCACGAGCCAAGCCAAAATCAATCAACACAGCTTCGTCTCGATCTGCTCGCAATAAAATATTAAGCGGCTTGATATCTCGGTGTAAAAAACCCTGCCGGTGAACCGCGCATAAAGCATCCCCAATTTGCTGAATGTAGTGCAATGCTTCCGGTTCTGGTAAAGCTCCCTCGTTGTCTACTAAAGTTGCTAAATCTATCCCATCAATATACTCAATTACCATGCACCATAATAATTCCTCCTGAATTAACTCATGAATTCCCACAATATGAGGGTGAGCGCACTTAGCCAAGCGCAAGGCTTCATTTAAAAAATCCTGCTGACATTTAGCAAAATTACGCCGATTTTGAATTTTTTCATTCAATGTTTTAATAACAACAAAACTATCAGAACTATCGCTAGCGAGATAAGTAACCCCAAAGCCTCCTTCTCCTAGCTTTTCTTCAATAATATACTTACCGTCTTGCAAGACATGACCCGGTTCCCAAACCATTATTTTTCCATCCTCTAGCGAAGTTTTTCAACAAATCTCGCCGTCTTACTTTGCCTTAAAACCAAGTTGCACTCTAGATTGTAACTTTCAAATGCCTCATGTTACATTCATGCCTCATGCTCAAAATTATGTTTCTGAGGGCCACTGGGTATCCCAGGAAAAAGGGTGCCAAATGACTAAATACTGGCTCATCCCAATCGTAATTGAAAGCAGAAAAAATTAGCCACCCCGCAGACAATTTTTAGTCAAATCGGGGTGGCAAAAAGTGTTGAATTTAACGGTTAGGGAGAGAGCTGTGACCTATCATCAACACCCCCTCAAGAGGCTGCGCCGGCAAGGGCAGCAGCCTCTTGAGAGAATCCGAGGAATTATGCCTGGTAAGGGTTGATACCCATTTCTTGACCTTGGCCAATCATGAATTCATAGGTCATTGAGGTCGTGATCTCCGTAACAGAGGTGACGTTGAATTCCTTGACCAACGAGCCGGAGTTGGCTGTTTTATACGCCTCGAAGTCTTGCAGCAGCGAAGAGGTTTTGTAGCCTTTCTCCAATCCAATAGTTAGAGAATATTCCAAGGTTTCTTGGTAGCTGACTTCTTCAATGGAGGTAGCGCTGTACTGAGTGAGCAAGTCTTGGCTGTAAGTCTGACGGTACTCCTCCAAGTTAACCGCTTTGGATGGGCTGTTGCCGTCTTCCAAGCCGGTTGTCTTCATATAGTTGGTGAGTTCGTCATCTTCAATTGCGCCACTGGCGTCAGCGTCAATCTCGGTTTTTCCGGCCTCTAAGTCGGCTGCGTAGGTGGCACGATACCACTCTTTATCCATCGTCGCCGACGTTTCCAACCCTTGCTGTTGAGCTTCAGTGGTCAAGAACTCTTGAGTTTCCGCGTCGTCGAGTGTGGCGTTTTCAGCGTTGTAGTTGGAGGCGATATCCTCAGCCTTGTTCTGGCGCAAGTAATCAGCCTTGATAAACGCGCTAACGGTTGAGCCATCGGTTGACGGAAGTGCCAGTCCTTCATCGCTTAAGCCGAATTCTGTGATTTGGTCGATCTCCCATTTGTCGAGCTTCTTGAGCTGACCGTAGGGGACTTCCAACTCGTCAGCCAGTTGCTGGAGGAATTTCTTGGAGTAACCGGCCACATCGAATTCTGACACGTCTGCGGCTTTTAAGCCTTGTTCGTAAGCGAGTTTGAGGACTTTCCAATCAGCATCACCCGTGATGGCTTTTGCCGTCTCCAAGTATTCTTTGTCGATATACTTGGACAGTGCGCCGCCCAACTTCCAGTCAAGGACAAGCTTGTCGCTGAACTGGGTAGCGTCTTGAACGACATCAACGGTAACATCGAAGTGCTTGGCGATCTCGGCTGCGTGTTCCGTGCGGATGTAGCTGATATCGGTGACGAAAGTGGAGACATCGATGCCTTCTTGCGCCATCGCTTCGGCCATGTATTCGAGAACCTGCTGTTGAGACAGCGTGCTCACATCTGCGCCGGCTAACACATCCACATAGAATGCTGATAGCTGTGCGCTGAATTCAGCAGCAAATCCCTCAGTGTCAATACCCGACAGCTTAACTTCTTCGCCTTCCGCTAACACACCTTTAGTGGTTAACGAGATCTTGAAATCAGCGTTGAAGGACAAATCAATCAGTTGCTTCTCAGTGAGCGACTCAATAGTGAAGGTGGCAGGATCAGCGTTGGGAATGAAGGCAGCGACTTCTGCAACCGTTAAGGTGCCGGCAGCGATCCATTTTTCCAGCTGGTAGCTGACGAACTCAGTATCGATAGAGGATTGTTCGGTGCTAACCCAGTTGAGAATTTCTAGGTCTGTCACTGCAAGGGTATCGGTAGCAACTTGTTCAGCGGTTACGCCTTCGAGAGTGCTGGCGATCGCAGCAGCGAAGGTTTCGCGAATGTAGCCGGTATCAACCGACCCTTCCAAGCTCAAACCGAGTTCCGTAGCGCCGTTGAGCATGAACTCGCGAATTTGCTTAACATCGAGTTCAGCAACATCTTTGACCCCGTACTCCACCTTCAGCGCATCGGCATTTGCCTGTACCGCGATAAAGGCTTCGTAATCGAAGGCTGACAGGCTGCTGACTGTGAAACCGACTTCCTGGGACTTCTCGCTGTACACATACTCAAGCAATTTAGCTTCGCTCAAGGTCGCGACTACTTCACCGGCTGCGGTGGTGAGGCTCTCTTGCTGGGCCATGTAGCGCACGTAGCTGCTGTCAACATACTCGCCCAACCCGCCATACTTGTACTCGAAGACCAGATTTGCACTCAGACTCGCAACCTCAGTCACATCAATCTTGAAGAAGTTAGCAATTGCAGCTTGCTCGGTGGTCTTGATCTCGGTGACGATTTCTTGATCCAAGAAGGTGTCGAGCTTCAGCCCTTTCTTCAAGCCCTGGCCCTTCATGAAGGCGACGATTTGACCTTGACTGACTTCTTCGATGGTGGTAACACCGTAAGCTTCTAACAGCGCAGTCCTGTTGGCTTCGACAGCAGCGTATCCTTTGACGTTGAAGGCAGACAACTTCTTAACACCTGGTGCCCATCCTTCGCCGTGTGCGTGCAGTTTGATTTCAAAGTCATTGAGGTCTTTGACCAGTTTGCCGTCGGCAGTTTGTTCCGCACCATATTTCATGCGATAGAACTTGGTGTCGATGTATTCGCCACCGTCACCCAAGAAGAAGCGGGCGATCTTGTTCGCATCGAGGGTTGCAATGGCTGCGTCGTCGGTCAAGCCGAAGGCGTTTTTAATTTGAACTTTGAACTTGGCGGTGTAGAAGTCGGTATCGACGTAGTCCTTGATGTCGAGCTTGAGTTTAAAGGCTTCTTTGCCAATAAATTCTTTGATTTTCGTCTCGCCAATCTTTTCGAGTTCTGCGTCATCAACGGTCTCGCTGCCAAAGAAGTGCAATTTCAATTTGACTTTGATATCTGCATCTTGGAGCATGCCCTTGAAGTCGATCTCGCTCAAGCCAAATGTTTTGTCTGAGGCCAGTTGCAGCATACAAGCCTCGATGTCTTTCACATCAATGGTTTGCGCTGTGATGGCCGCTTTGATCTTGACAACGAGTTCCTCAGGGCTGAGGGCTTCGATCTGGGTGTCGTCTAGAGCCAGTTCTGTTGCAAAGAACTTGGCGATTGTGAGGGTGTATTTAGACAGACCATACTCAATATTGATGACGGGAGCAGCCTCGTTCACCGCATATTGAATAAGTAGGTCGTTTGTGAAGGTGGCGCTGTCTTGAACCTCTGCTGTTGTGATGCCAAACTCTTCGGTGGCGTACTCGGACAACTCCTTGAGGTTTATCACCTTGGCTGCTTTGACATCAAAGAAGGCCGACAGTTCCAATCCCATTGTTGCGCCTTCGCCAACGGTGCAGTATTCAAACAAAGCTTTGTAGTCTACTGAACCATCGATTTTGGTGAATTGGGTTTCGAGTTCGGGGTTCTTGGCTAAGACGAACTCAAAGCTAAATAGCGTGGTTGGACTTTCGCCGACTTCGATCAGCGCGTTGGTGGCTTGCTCTTGGGTGAAGGCTTCGATCTGGGCGCTGGTGTAACCGGCTTCTACGAGTTTGGCAATAACTTCAGCACTTTCAAGCTTGATGGTAATGGTGGCGCTTTCTACGAAAGGCGCTGGGTCTAAACTTTCCGCATCTACGAAAGCTTGGACTTCTGCAATTTGTGCTGCAGTCAGGGTGCCCGAGAAGTCAATGGCGGGGAACTGAGCTTGCAGTAGCGTGAGATGGGTCTTGATAACGAAGTCGATGTTGAACACCGGGCTTCCTCCGGGGCCGGGTTCGCCGCCGGGTTCGCCGCCGGGTTCGCCGCCGGGTTCGCCGCCGGGTTCGCCGCCTGGAGTGCCGCCTGGAGTGCCGGTTGGCGGGACGAAAACGGGAGCACCGCCGCCTGAGCCGCCGCCAACAACTGAATCGGTGCCTTCGCCGCCGTTGATGGTGTCGGAGCCTTCGCCGCCGTTCATGGTGTCGTTGGGTTCACCGCCGTTCACGCTGTCATTGCCTTGGCCGCCGTTCACGCTGTCATTGCCGGTGCCACCATCAACCATGTCGTTGCCTTCGCCGCCGGCCATGTCGTTGCCTTCGCCGCCGGCCATGTCGTTGCCTTCGCCGCCGGCCAAGTCGTTGCCTTCGCCGCCGGCGAGACCTTCAGCGGGGGGTTCGCTGATAAAGTAGCCGATGTCAACTTTATCGGAGGGGCTGATGCCTGCCTGCAAACCAGCGCCGGCCATGAATTCGACAACTTGCGCGTAGCTGATTTCTTCGAGTGATGCCACACCAAAGAATTTGATCAGGACTTCAGCGTTGGTGGCTTTGTAGCCGTTAACATCGATGAGTGAGGAGAAGGAACGCTCTTCGTTAATGCCGTACTGGAAGAAGTGCATCACTGCTTCCTTGTAGCTCATCCCGGCTAGGTCTGAGTGAGCTGTCAGGTAGAATTTGACATCAAAGACTGCCGAGAAGGAACGCCCTTCTTCAACGCCGTATTGAATCAGGTGTTGCAGTGCTTGCTTAGCACTCATCCCGTACAAATCTTTGTTTTCTTGCCGGTAGTAATTGAGGTCGCAGAAAGCAGAGAACTGGCGGTTCTCATCGAATCCATATTCGACTAGGTGTTGCAGTGCTTCTTTGGTGCTCTTACCGCTTAGGTCTTTGTTGGTTTGCTTGTAGAAATCAAGGCTGACGAATGCGGAGAACTCACGATTTTCTTCAAGTCCGTGTTCGACCAGGTGTTGCAGAGCTTCTTTGTTGCTCTTGCCGGTTAAATCTGCGTTAACTTCCTTGTAGTAGTTAATGTCTACCACTGCCGAGAATGTGCGATTTTCTTCCATCATCCCGTGATTGAGGAAGTGAACCGTTAAGTCTGCATCGCTCATGCCCTCTAAGTCTTCGTTGCAATCACGATAGACGTCTACATCAAAAATGCCGAATATTGTAGAAAATTTGCCTGGGCCATTAATGTAATCGAGGATTTGGCTGTCAGTGAGGTCTTCCACGCTGTCTACCCCGAATTCCAAAGTTAATTGGGCGGAGTATTCAATGCGAAGGTAGTTGATTTTGATGATATCGATGGAACTGACATTGTCTGTATTGCCATCAGTGGGCTGAGTTATTCCGCCGCCGCTCATGCCGCCGCTCATGCCGCCGCTACCACCGCCACCGGACAGTTTGCCGGTGTCGCCTTTCATATTGCCGCTGCCACCAGACATTTGGACTACGCTGCCGCCACTATTGCTGCTGTTGCCGCTGTTGCCGCCGCCATTTTTGTTCTTGCGATTAACACCACGAATGTTGGGGCTGCTATTGTTGCTGCGGAACTTTCTGTTGGGAGATGTCGATTCTTCGCTGGTGATTTCTGACTGATTG of the Microcoleus sp. FACHB-68 genome contains:
- a CDS encoding DUF1361 domain-containing protein produces the protein MTAQLTNWISVAWQALLANNRWMGWNLFLALVPLALSFWLFHRPRSRVLRWGTLILTGITFFLGIRRYSLTSAVNLLRDIRSIYLGIDPIYLVGALIGTLILMGLDFWLLGWRGARSLLWWVGFLAFIFFLPNAPYVLTDVIHFYEEIRYNYSVWVLTLALIPQYLIFMGIGFEAYVLSLIYLGFYLRRQGWGKFILWAELILHALSAIGIYLGRFQRFNSWHVISQPDQLVMSVMTDLTRTRPLLVTVVTFVVIAVFYWLVKQVSLGIMQRLSNPNNAFPPAADPDSSPARF
- the mrdA gene encoding penicillin-binding protein 2, which produces MARALSFSTRTRIANVTLPRTSRSVVFMLLVTAFLSVCVGRLVQLQFIQGEYNRQRAEQNRIHLVPIASDRGNLLDRNGKLLAANRMSRSVYVWPREQSPQKWRVTAAELGSLLNIPAGDIVKKLEQVGYKSPMPVRISRDITINTFVKLAERFGEFRGIEVRAESNRYYPNGDLGAHVMGYIGEATAEDLKAHPEYPMGMIVGQMGLERKINTKLAGVWGNRLVEVDAAGSELRELGEKPAKPGESVRLTLDLELQKTAEKTLGKRRGAVVVLDVKTGAVLAMASGPTFDPNLFTRKITSADWKRLQGEEKPFLNRALQGYPPGSTFKIVTSIAGMESGKFAPDSTLLSSSSINIGGISFHEHGGGYGVIGFTDALAYSSNTFYYQMGMAAGPEEIAKWGRRVGIAGTTDLNLLGLGEGNHGTLPTPAEKEKLYGEPWYVGDTVTMAIGQGLVLTTPLEMAVMVGAIANGGKRVKPHFLSAQTNTPATKPEPTGMKPGTVEAIRKGLVAVVQKGTGQQLNDGSIPLTGGKTGTAEVPGQEDNSNYVAFGPANDPQIAIAVVVENGGYGAVSAAPIAHEIFKTYFKQKR
- a CDS encoding serine/threonine-protein kinase; this encodes MVWEPGHVLQDGKYIIEEKLGEGGFGVTYLASDSSDSFVVIKTLNEKIQNRRNFAKCQQDFLNEALRLAKCAHPHIVGIHELIQEELLWCMVIEYIDGIDLATLVDNEGALPEPEALHYIQQIGDALCAVHRQGFLHRDIKPLNILLRADRDEAVLIDFGLAREFTPNLTQIHTEYISKGFAPIEQYDRRSLRGAYTDVYGLAATLYALLTAEIPEASPTRDRQINRHQNDPLVPPKQLNPEISDRVNAAILEGMALEPENRPQTIPAWFNLLGIELNSKVSSPAQISSVTEPAMFSPQWTSAVGMDYSRLRDFLAAGNWQEADRETAAIMLRVYGREKEGRFSIEDIQKFPCRDLRTIDKLWLDYSNESFSFSVQNKIWKSVEKNYEAFGEIVGWRRGNSWISYSELIFNLTAPEGHLPSWGRRGRLWSSLAKRIEDCGL
- a CDS encoding calcium-binding protein, producing MATDSLELENNQSEITSEESTSPNRKFRSNNSSPNIRGVNRKNKNGGGNSGNSSNSGGSVVQMSGGSGNMKGDTGKLSGGGGSGGMSGGMSGGGITQPTDGNTDNVSSIDIIKINYLRIEYSAQLTLEFGVDSVEDLTDSQILDYINGPGKFSTIFGIFDVDVYRDCNEDLEGMSDADLTVHFLNHGMMEENRTFSAVVDINYYKEVNADLTGKSNKEALQHLVEHGLEENREFSAFVSLDFYKQTNKDLSGKSTKEALQHLVEYGFDENRQFSAFCDLNYYRQENKDLYGMSAKQALQHLIQYGVEEGRSFSAVFDVKFYLTAHSDLAGMSYKEAVMHFFQYGINEERSFSSLIDVNGYKATNAEVLIKFFGVASLEEISYAQVVEFMAGAGLQAGISPSDKVDIGYFISEPPAEGLAGGEGNDLAGGEGNDMAGGEGNDMAGGEGNDMVDGGTGNDSVNGGQGNDSVNGGEPNDTMNGGEGSDTINGGEGTDSVVGGGSGGGAPVFVPPTGTPGGTPGGEPGGEPGGEPGGEPGGEPGPGGSPVFNIDFVIKTHLTLLQAQFPAIDFSGTLTAAQIAEVQAFVDAESLDPAPFVESATITIKLESAEVIAKLVEAGYTSAQIEAFTQEQATNALIEVGESPTTLFSFEFVLAKNPELETQFTKIDGSVDYKALFEYCTVGEGATMGLELSAFFDVKAAKVINLKELSEYATEEFGITTAEVQDSATFTNDLLIQYAVNEAAPVINIEYGLSKYTLTIAKFFATELALDDTQIEALSPEELVVKIKAAITAQTIDVKDIEACMLQLASDKTFGLSEIDFKGMLQDADIKVKLKLHFFGSETVDDAELEKIGETKIKEFIGKEAFKLKLDIKDYVDTDFYTAKFKVQIKNAFGLTDDAAIATLDANKIARFFLGDGGEYIDTKFYRMKYGAEQTADGKLVKDLNDFEIKLHAHGEGWAPGVKKLSAFNVKGYAAVEANRTALLEAYGVTTIEEVSQGQIVAFMKGQGLKKGLKLDTFLDQEIVTEIKTTEQAAIANFFKIDVTEVASLSANLVFEYKYGGLGEYVDSSYVRYMAQQESLTTAAGEVVATLSEAKLLEYVYSEKSQEVGFTVSSLSAFDYEAFIAVQANADALKVEYGVKDVAELDVKQIREFMLNGATELGLSLEGSVDTGYIRETFAAAIASTLEGVTAEQVATDTLAVTDLEILNWVSTEQSSIDTEFVSYQLEKWIAAGTLTVAEVAAFIPNADPATFTIESLTEKQLIDLSFNADFKISLTTKGVLAEGEEVKLSGIDTEGFAAEFSAQLSAFYVDVLAGADVSTLSQQQVLEYMAEAMAQEGIDVSTFVTDISYIRTEHAAEIAKHFDVTVDVVQDATQFSDKLVLDWKLGGALSKYIDKEYLETAKAITGDADWKVLKLAYEQGLKAADVSEFDVAGYSKKFLQQLADELEVPYGQLKKLDKWEIDQITEFGLSDEGLALPSTDGSTVSAFIKADYLRQNKAEDIASNYNAENATLDDAETQEFLTTEAQQQGLETSATMDKEWYRATYAADLEAGKTEIDADASGAIEDDELTNYMKTTGLEDGNSPSKAVNLEEYRQTYSQDLLTQYSATSIEEVSYQETLEYSLTIGLEKGYKTSSLLQDFEAYKTANSGSLVKEFNVTSVTEITTSMTYEFMIGQGQEMGINPYQA